In Deltaproteobacteria bacterium, the following proteins share a genomic window:
- a CDS encoding acyl-CoA dehydrogenase family protein yields MDETIYNSEEHQIFRDAFRKFVAREITPNVPEWEAQCAVPRHIWRRMGEEGYLCPWLPEEYGGLGLGFEYSVIINEELLRGNAFGVEVPLHSDVATPYIYSFASPEMKKRWLPGCTTGEVVTAIGLTEPNAGSDLAAIRTRAVRDGDSYVINGQKTFITNGYFSDLIVVAVKTDPEAGHRGISLILVDKDAPGFHRGRKLSKMGYHMQDTAELFFEDCRVPVGNLLGEEGQGFKYMMAKLQQERLEVSIKCMVLAEEALKEALHYAKVREAFGKPIGNFQYNAFRLADMATEVELGRTFLDSLIRDHLRGKNIVQRVSMAKYWLGEMVNRIAYQAVQIHGGYGYMEEYRVCKLYRDVRCLSIFAGTSEIMKLIISRGLGFSS; encoded by the coding sequence ATGGACGAAACCATCTATAACAGTGAGGAACATCAGATTTTCCGTGATGCCTTTCGCAAGTTTGTGGCCCGGGAGATTACGCCCAACGTCCCTGAATGGGAGGCCCAGTGCGCCGTACCCCGGCATATCTGGCGAAGGATGGGGGAAGAAGGTTATTTGTGTCCCTGGCTTCCCGAGGAATACGGGGGATTGGGTTTGGGATTCGAATATTCGGTCATCATTAACGAGGAGCTGCTGCGCGGGAACGCCTTCGGGGTGGAGGTGCCCCTCCACAGCGATGTCGCAACGCCTTATATCTATTCCTTTGCCTCTCCCGAAATGAAAAAGCGCTGGCTACCCGGGTGCACCACCGGGGAAGTGGTGACGGCCATCGGGCTGACCGAGCCCAACGCCGGCTCCGATCTGGCCGCCATTCGCACCCGGGCCGTGCGAGACGGGGACTCCTATGTCATCAACGGACAGAAAACATTTATTACCAACGGTTATTTTTCGGACCTGATTGTGGTAGCCGTTAAAACGGACCCCGAGGCCGGCCACCGGGGTATCAGCCTGATCCTGGTGGACAAGGACGCCCCCGGATTTCATCGGGGCCGGAAACTGTCTAAAATGGGCTATCACATGCAGGACACGGCCGAGCTCTTTTTCGAAGACTGCCGGGTACCGGTCGGCAACCTGCTGGGAGAGGAAGGGCAGGGGTTTAAATACATGATGGCCAAGCTGCAGCAGGAGCGGCTGGAAGTATCCATCAAGTGTATGGTCCTGGCCGAAGAGGCCCTGAAAGAGGCGCTCCATTATGCCAAAGTGCGTGAGGCCTTTGGAAAGCCGATCGGCAATTTCCAGTATAATGCCTTCCGCCTGGCCGACATGGCCACCGAGGTCGAACTGGGCCGCACCTTCCTGGACAGCCTCATCAGGGACCACCTTCGAGGCAAAAATATCGTCCAGAGGGTTTCCATGGCCAAATACTGGCTCGGTGAAATGGTAAACCGGATCGCCTATCAGGCGGTCCAGATCCACGGCGGTTACGGCTACATGGAAGAATACCGGGTCTGTAAATTGTATCGCGATGTGCGCTGCCTGTCGATTTTCGCCGGCACCAGTGAAATCATGAAGCTGATTATCAGCCGCGGACTGGGGTTTTCTTCATAG
- a CDS encoding xanthine dehydrogenase family protein subunit M, with the protein MRLPKFDYFAPQTLEEALRLLTEKGEGARLLAGGTDLLIRMKAGLLKPQAIIALEGIEALKAIRYQPKVGLTIGATAKLSEVADHPDIKKHYPAVAYAALETANVQIRNMGTVGGNLCNAAPSADNAPTLIAMKGEALLAGPKGERRLPLDQFFKGPRLTALAPDEIMTGIFVPIPPPHSGTAYQHVSARGKVDIAAVCVGVMAIFDGETCREARIVLGAVGPIPLRAKKTEGLVQGQQWTPELIEKAGKQAVEEAKPISDVRASAAYRKMMVAVLTRRALLEAQKRARKR; encoded by the coding sequence ATGAGATTGCCTAAATTCGATTACTTTGCACCCCAAACCCTGGAAGAGGCCCTGCGCCTTTTAACCGAAAAAGGAGAGGGGGCCCGGTTGTTAGCCGGCGGAACGGATCTGCTCATCCGAATGAAAGCCGGCCTTTTAAAACCCCAGGCGATTATCGCCCTGGAGGGCATTGAGGCCCTTAAGGCGATTCGCTACCAACCCAAGGTAGGATTGACCATCGGGGCAACCGCCAAGCTGTCCGAGGTGGCCGACCATCCGGACATCAAAAAGCATTATCCGGCTGTGGCCTACGCCGCGCTGGAAACGGCCAATGTGCAGATTCGCAATATGGGGACCGTGGGCGGAAACCTTTGCAATGCCGCTCCCTCGGCCGATAACGCCCCGACCCTGATCGCCATGAAGGGGGAAGCCCTCCTGGCCGGCCCGAAGGGAGAAAGGCGCCTGCCTTTGGATCAGTTTTTTAAAGGACCGAGACTTACCGCCCTGGCGCCGGATGAAATCATGACCGGTATCTTTGTTCCAATTCCTCCCCCCCATTCCGGAACGGCCTACCAGCACGTCTCGGCCCGGGGCAAGGTGGACATCGCAGCCGTTTGCGTTGGGGTTATGGCTATTTTTGACGGGGAAACCTGCCGCGAGGCCCGGATTGTCCTGGGTGCCGTGGGCCCTATCCCGTTGCGGGCGAAAAAGACGGAAGGGCTGGTACAAGGGCAGCAGTGGACACCGGAACTCATCGAAAAGGCCGGTAAACAGGCCGTCGAAGAAGCCAAGCCCATCTCTGATGTTCGGGCCAGCGCGGCCTATCGGAAAATGATGGTCGCCGTATTGACCCGTCGAGCCTTATTAGAAGCCCAAAAACGGGCCAGGAAACGTTAG
- a CDS encoding FAD-binding oxidoreductase, whose amino-acid sequence MDIKTKLSQVVGTENFSDDPVQLLTYETDFSYTPAGAANYLAKPGSSEEVSEVIKCCNENSIPVVPCSSKVHFYGATIPKEGGLVLDMSRMNRILEIDPDNRRVRFEAGVTWEQMTRALQKEGFRVLMPLTPPAERSVLTDFLEREEPTNQVYDYGEPLEAMEVVWPTGEIFRMGSASVNGYPDSPSKGGNPSGPGLDFYRFFQCAQGTMGVVTWTNLKIESIPRMDKILFAPVQDLDYAINFLYRILPRRIGQEVLILNNVDLAAILAENWPGDFEKLKAALPPWTLILVISGLKRRPEEKIAYEENFLAGVLKNEFPNLRLGETLPGFPGVPEKLLTILRNPWPADRPFWKNQVKGAAQMLFFHTRPEKARQFVDKLAAISAGHGYAPGDIGIYIQPIEHNRACRPEFTFFYDPENEAEKAAMRALYQEAATACLNMGAVFTRPYGDLAPIVYERAASYTAHLKRLKKVFDPNNIMNPSNLCF is encoded by the coding sequence GTGGACATTAAAACGAAATTATCCCAAGTCGTTGGAACTGAAAATTTCTCCGATGACCCTGTTCAGTTGTTAACCTATGAGACCGATTTCAGTTACACCCCGGCCGGGGCCGCCAATTATCTGGCCAAACCGGGGAGTTCCGAGGAAGTCTCCGAGGTTATCAAATGCTGCAACGAGAACAGCATCCCCGTGGTGCCTTGCAGTTCCAAGGTCCATTTCTACGGGGCCACTATTCCGAAGGAGGGGGGGCTGGTCCTGGATATGTCCAGGATGAACCGGATCCTGGAAATCGACCCGGACAACCGACGGGTCAGGTTCGAAGCCGGCGTCACCTGGGAACAGATGACCAGGGCCTTGCAAAAGGAGGGCTTCCGGGTTTTGATGCCTTTAACCCCTCCGGCCGAACGCTCCGTGCTGACCGACTTCCTGGAGCGCGAAGAGCCCACCAACCAGGTGTATGATTACGGCGAACCCCTGGAAGCCATGGAAGTGGTCTGGCCCACCGGTGAGATCTTTCGGATGGGCTCGGCCAGCGTCAACGGCTATCCCGACTCTCCCTCCAAGGGGGGGAATCCCTCGGGGCCGGGTCTGGATTTTTACCGCTTTTTCCAATGCGCCCAGGGGACCATGGGAGTGGTGACCTGGACGAATCTGAAGATCGAATCCATCCCCAGGATGGACAAGATCCTCTTCGCACCGGTTCAAGACCTTGATTATGCCATTAATTTTCTGTATCGGATCCTGCCGCGCCGGATCGGTCAGGAGGTCCTGATCTTGAATAATGTGGATCTGGCCGCCATCCTGGCCGAGAATTGGCCCGGGGACTTTGAAAAATTAAAAGCCGCTCTGCCCCCCTGGACCCTGATTCTGGTGATCAGCGGGCTCAAAAGACGACCCGAAGAAAAGATCGCCTATGAAGAAAACTTCCTGGCCGGGGTCCTGAAAAACGAATTCCCCAACCTGAGGCTGGGGGAGACCCTGCCCGGTTTCCCCGGGGTGCCGGAAAAGCTCCTGACAATCCTCCGGAACCCCTGGCCGGCCGACCGGCCTTTTTGGAAGAACCAGGTCAAAGGGGCCGCCCAGATGCTCTTTTTCCACACCCGGCCGGAAAAGGCCCGGCAATTCGTAGACAAGCTGGCAGCCATCAGTGCCGGTCATGGATATGCTCCCGGAGATATCGGGATCTACATTCAGCCCATAGAACATAACCGGGCCTGCCGGCCGGAGTTCACCTTCTTCTATGATCCGGAAAATGAAGCCGAAAAGGCTGCTATGCGCGCCCTTTACCAGGAGGCGGCCACGGCCTGCCTCAATATGGGGGCCGTCTTTACCCGGCCTTACGGGGACCTGGCGCCCATCGTTTATGAACGGGCCGCTTCCTATACCGCTCATCTCAAGCGGTTGAAGAAGGTTTTTGACCCGAACAATATTATGAATCCTTCAAATCTGTGTTTTTAG
- a CDS encoding FAD-binding oxidoreductase: MAIAKEIYKALEAIVGSEYLSNDPVICEGYRSGPGGYETGLGYERVMTTIPGCVILPKTTAEVQRIVKVCYRNDIPYVPYSTGFYGPRSHPHVEDALLIDLKRMNDFVLDEKHFYVEVGPGMIYSPIQEVCMKHGAYVVIGGGGAQASAIANLIGDGWSPLSHRIGLPHRRILGTEIVMPDGELLKMGSLAEGDDPFWGEGPGPDLRGLLRGYTGLRGCLGIVTRMAIKTLPFQPERLEPTGISPNTALALPEKRVKWINFIVSSKEAQVKAMREIGHAEIGGAVTKVPLFWRAIAKAESKEEFWDLWGKENEETVANFFIVRVLLIGYTSEEQMEYDERVLMDIMNEVGGQARRTKPSDESWIKNADSAGMWLMCGGYVSVDYVIETLSQSPDHGPSYAELKKKYTPPLMPDYGDPGWFQSFELGHQGYSEFLVYWDPDDDTNAVDQFYVDTSKMNIKNRYYTSLLGPHQPLYLTGPKYGPNYHEFLLKVKNEFDPKWKSHPPVPLAHDVFVERAPWMHHMKDWESPEDLPK; encoded by the coding sequence ATGGCCATTGCCAAAGAAATTTATAAAGCCCTGGAAGCCATTGTCGGTTCTGAGTACCTCTCCAACGACCCGGTAATCTGTGAGGGCTATCGAAGCGGCCCAGGGGGTTACGAGACCGGTCTGGGATATGAGCGGGTCATGACCACGATCCCGGGCTGTGTCATCCTGCCCAAAACAACGGCGGAAGTCCAGAGGATCGTCAAGGTCTGCTATCGTAATGACATTCCTTACGTACCCTACAGTACGGGATTTTACGGACCTCGCTCGCATCCCCATGTGGAGGATGCCCTGCTGATCGATCTCAAGCGTATGAACGATTTTGTGCTCGACGAAAAGCACTTTTACGTAGAGGTAGGCCCCGGGATGATCTATTCGCCCATCCAGGAGGTCTGCATGAAACATGGGGCCTATGTGGTCATCGGGGGCGGCGGGGCCCAGGCCTCGGCCATTGCCAATCTGATCGGCGACGGCTGGTCGCCCTTAAGCCATCGAATCGGGCTGCCTCACCGGCGGATCTTGGGAACCGAGATTGTCATGCCGGACGGCGAACTCCTCAAAATGGGTTCTCTGGCCGAAGGCGATGACCCCTTTTGGGGTGAAGGCCCAGGGCCGGACTTGAGAGGGCTGCTGCGCGGCTATACGGGGTTGAGGGGTTGCCTGGGGATCGTCACCCGCATGGCTATCAAGACTTTGCCCTTTCAACCCGAACGTCTGGAGCCCACGGGTATTTCGCCCAATACCGCCCTGGCCTTGCCGGAAAAACGGGTCAAGTGGATCAATTTCATCGTGTCTTCCAAAGAGGCCCAGGTAAAGGCCATGAGGGAAATCGGCCATGCCGAGATCGGTGGCGCCGTTACTAAAGTGCCTCTCTTCTGGCGGGCCATTGCCAAGGCCGAGTCCAAGGAAGAATTCTGGGACCTTTGGGGCAAGGAAAACGAGGAAACCGTAGCCAACTTTTTTATCGTCCGGGTCCTTCTGATCGGCTACACCTCGGAGGAACAGATGGAGTATGATGAACGGGTCCTGATGGACATCATGAATGAGGTGGGTGGCCAGGCCCGGCGGACCAAACCCTCCGATGAGTCCTGGATCAAAAACGCCGATTCGGCCGGTATGTGGCTTATGTGCGGGGGCTATGTCTCAGTAGACTATGTCATTGAAACATTGTCCCAGTCCCCGGACCACGGCCCGTCCTATGCCGAGTTGAAGAAGAAATACACCCCGCCTCTGATGCCCGACTACGGCGATCCCGGCTGGTTCCAGAGCTTCGAACTGGGCCACCAGGGCTATTCTGAATTTCTGGTTTACTGGGATCCCGACGATGATACCAACGCCGTGGACCAGTTCTACGTGGACACATCCAAGATGAACATCAAAAACCGTTATTACACCTCTTTGCTCGGTCCCCATCAGCCTCTTTATCTCACCGGACCGAAATATGGACCGAATTACCACGAGTTCCTGCTCAAGGTGAAAAACGAATTCGACCCCAAATGGAAGTCCCATCCGCCGGTTCCTTTGGCCCATGACGTTTTCGTGGAAAGGGCCCCCTGGATGCACCACATGAAGGACTGGGAATCCCCGGAGGATCTGCCAAAGTAA
- a CDS encoding 2-dehydropantoate 2-reductase produces MDNLRIAVVGIGATGAVLAAALLKQDPETMLVDPNPELGETIRKKGLKISGAVTYQVPVHHFFEQIGMLKSFSPNVIFVATKTFHLPRVLEDLKAVFQKGTKIISTHNGLGTEDLIGERFGAESAFRMSLNYGVSLKGPGEIEMAFFNKPNHLGSLLPGDREPGRRLAELFTAGGLDTEFVEDIKLYVWKKMIMKCTMASICAVTDKTIKEALDFPPTREIAEGCFREVLAVAKAKGYDLGEDYLKQAVAYLEKVGVHKDSMCYDVAHKTPTEIDFLGGKVVEYARELGIPTPYYSTMTNLVKAMEDKYLRK; encoded by the coding sequence ATGGACAATCTTAGAATAGCCGTTGTGGGGATTGGGGCAACGGGGGCTGTTTTGGCCGCTGCCCTGCTCAAACAGGATCCTGAAACCATGCTGGTAGATCCTAATCCTGAACTTGGGGAAACCATAAGAAAAAAAGGCCTCAAAATTTCAGGGGCGGTGACCTACCAGGTCCCGGTCCACCATTTTTTCGAACAGATCGGGATGCTGAAAAGCTTCAGTCCGAATGTCATTTTTGTGGCCACAAAAACTTTTCATCTACCCCGGGTGTTGGAGGATCTGAAGGCGGTATTTCAGAAGGGAACCAAGATCATCAGCACCCATAACGGCCTGGGGACGGAAGATTTGATCGGCGAGCGGTTCGGTGCCGAGAGTGCCTTCCGCATGTCCTTGAATTATGGGGTGTCCTTAAAAGGGCCGGGGGAGATCGAAATGGCCTTTTTTAACAAGCCAAATCATCTCGGCAGCCTGCTGCCCGGGGACAGGGAACCGGGGCGGCGCCTGGCGGAATTATTTACCGCCGGTGGTTTGGATACAGAGTTCGTGGAAGACATCAAACTGTATGTCTGGAAAAAGATGATCATGAAATGCACCATGGCCTCTATCTGCGCCGTAACCGACAAAACCATCAAAGAAGCCCTGGATTTTCCACCCACCCGGGAGATCGCCGAGGGCTGTTTTAGGGAAGTGCTGGCCGTGGCCAAGGCCAAGGGGTACGACCTGGGCGAAGATTACTTGAAACAGGCCGTGGCCTATCTCGAAAAGGTAGGGGTCCACAAGGATTCCATGTGCTATGACGTCGCCCATAAGACCCCCACGGAAATCGATTTTCTGGGCGGAAAAGTCGTGGAATACGCCCGGGAGTTGGGTATCCCAACCCCTTATTATAGTACCATGACGAATCTGGTCAAGGCCATGGAGGACAAGTATCTTCGAAAATAG
- a CDS encoding AMP-binding protein — translation MSSSRWITVGTILKMNALNYPEKLGWQDSNREFTFQEWSERSNRLANGLKGLGVGYKDTFAVLAYNRGEWMDIYAGCAKGGQVVVPVMFRLEGPEIEYIVNHSECRGLIVEAPFVDRINRIRDKLRVPNDAYIYLGEGPVPEGYTGYEELLSKSSPEEPEGLVQGDDVWNIIYTSGTTGRPKGVVRTHESHIAHYLLSNINMGVRPTDKVMLVMPMCHVNSLQYSFPYTLVTAPVFVYNRISFDPEDLLRTIDQYRITYTSLVPTHYRMILDLPEPVKQNADVTSIRQLLISSAPADKALKLAIMDYFKNAELWEAYGSTEGGLGTLLRPEDQLRKLGSIGREIFGVDRFRLLDENRREVPDGEVGELFTREPCVFKEYWKDPEKTREVFEGQWFSAGDMARRDEEGYLTLVDRKANMIITGGENVYPSEVEGILRLHEAVKDVAVIGLPDKKWGEAIKALVVLHEGYETGEALAREIIDFARGKIAGYKRPKSIDFISDEEMPRTATGKILHRVLRNRYGSPKTV, via the coding sequence ATGAGCAGTAGCCGGTGGATCACCGTCGGTACGATTTTAAAGATGAATGCCCTCAACTATCCGGAGAAATTGGGCTGGCAGGACAGCAACCGGGAATTCACCTTTCAAGAATGGAGCGAACGCTCCAACCGTCTGGCCAATGGTCTTAAAGGATTGGGTGTGGGTTATAAAGATACCTTTGCCGTTTTGGCCTACAACCGCGGGGAGTGGATGGATATCTATGCCGGTTGCGCCAAGGGCGGCCAGGTGGTGGTGCCGGTCATGTTTCGTTTGGAAGGGCCTGAAATCGAATATATCGTCAATCATTCGGAATGCCGGGGACTTATCGTCGAAGCCCCATTTGTGGACCGGATCAACCGCATCAGGGACAAGCTCCGGGTTCCTAATGACGCTTATATCTATTTAGGCGAAGGGCCGGTGCCGGAAGGCTATACCGGTTATGAAGAGCTTCTGTCCAAGTCTTCGCCGGAAGAGCCGGAAGGCCTGGTGCAGGGCGATGATGTCTGGAACATCATATATACCTCGGGCACAACCGGCCGGCCCAAAGGAGTAGTCCGGACCCATGAGAGCCATATAGCCCATTATCTGTTGAGCAATATCAATATGGGGGTCCGGCCTACGGATAAGGTGATGCTGGTCATGCCCATGTGTCACGTCAATTCCCTGCAATACTCCTTCCCCTATACCCTGGTGACGGCACCGGTCTTTGTCTACAATAGGATAAGTTTTGATCCGGAAGATCTGCTCAGGACCATTGATCAATATCGGATCACCTATACCTCTCTGGTTCCCACCCATTACCGGATGATCCTGGATTTGCCGGAACCCGTTAAACAAAACGCTGATGTCACCTCCATTCGGCAACTGCTGATCTCCTCGGCTCCGGCCGATAAAGCGCTCAAACTGGCCATTATGGATTATTTCAAAAATGCCGAACTCTGGGAGGCTTATGGCAGCACGGAAGGAGGACTCGGGACTCTGCTCCGGCCGGAAGATCAATTGCGGAAACTCGGTTCCATCGGCCGGGAAATTTTCGGAGTGGATCGCTTCCGGCTCCTGGATGAAAACCGCCGGGAGGTTCCGGATGGGGAAGTAGGAGAATTATTTACCCGGGAACCTTGTGTCTTTAAGGAATATTGGAAAGATCCAGAAAAGACCCGGGAGGTCTTTGAAGGCCAGTGGTTTTCCGCCGGGGACATGGCCAGACGGGACGAGGAGGGGTACCTCACCCTGGTCGACCGGAAGGCCAATATGATCATCACCGGGGGCGAAAACGTTTATCCTTCCGAGGTGGAAGGGATACTCCGGTTGCATGAGGCGGTTAAGGACGTGGCCGTTATCGGCCTGCCGGATAAAAAATGGGGGGAGGCCATCAAGGCCCTGGTGGTGCTTCATGAGGGCTACGAGACCGGAGAGGCCTTAGCCCGGGAGATTATCGATTTTGCCCGGGGGAAGATCGCCGGATACAAGCGGCCAAAGAGCATCGACTTTATAAGCGATGAAGAGATGCCCCGAACGGCTACGGGCAAAATCCTTCATCGGGTGCTCAGGAACCGTTACGGGTCGCCGAAAACGGTCTGA
- a CDS encoding (2Fe-2S)-binding protein, with protein sequence MKHQININVNGDDYSLSVDPRQTLNEVLREDLNLTGTKLGCGTGDCGACTVLVDGRTVSSCLTLAVSVDGKSIKTVEGLAPSGEELHPIQEAFIQTGAIQCGFCTAGMEMSGLYLLNQNPTPSEKEIREGLSGHLCRCTGYNQIVEAISVAGEKMKDSQTKEVES encoded by the coding sequence ATGAAACACCAAATCAACATTAATGTGAATGGGGATGACTATTCGCTGTCGGTGGATCCCAGGCAGACTCTGAATGAGGTGCTTCGGGAAGACCTGAACTTGACCGGCACAAAACTTGGCTGCGGCACCGGCGATTGCGGGGCTTGCACGGTCCTGGTGGACGGCCGGACCGTCAGTTCCTGCCTGACATTGGCCGTGTCCGTGGACGGCAAGTCCATCAAAACCGTGGAAGGCCTGGCCCCTTCGGGTGAAGAGCTGCATCCGATTCAGGAGGCCTTTATTCAAACCGGGGCCATCCAGTGCGGATTCTGCACCGCCGGGATGGAAATGTCCGGGTTATATCTGTTAAACCAGAACCCAACACCCAGTGAAAAAGAAATCAGGGAAGGTCTTTCCGGACACCTCTGCCGCTGCACGGGCTACAACCAGATTGTGGAGGCCATCTCGGTGGCGGGGGAAAAAATGAAGGACAGTCAAACAAAAGAGGTGGAGTCATGA
- a CDS encoding (Fe-S)-binding protein — protein sequence MANEMPFRYYKPKEEFKLDITDIQNFVYDMSRCIKCKGCTWVDHTYMPDTKHMTRCPSAAKYEFDAYGAYGKMRIGHAMAEGVLGWNEKALEVMYACTLCGACDVGCKRNLDLEIGLTLESLRVKAVQDGVGPMPAHKKIAENIAQMHNLYGAPHGKRTEWISEGITPAEKAEVLYFVGCTASYRNKEIARSTARILKAAGTDFMLMPDEWCCGNTIFSVGLYDQAKALAQRNVEEVRKTGAKTLLLSCAEGYRMWKVDYPKLLNISTDDLGFKVVHLVEYADEKVKNGLLKMKKPLSTRVTYHDACSLSRLSDPWTPYEGKRGWMGCVEPRLKRRRGDKGIYAQPRDLLKAIPGVNLVEMPRTRENAFCCGAGRGAQEAFPDFAQWTANQRLEEVRDVGAETLVTACPWCKNNFAQAVKAGGNDVQVLDISEVICAAIG from the coding sequence ATGGCTAATGAAATGCCTTTTCGATATTACAAACCCAAAGAAGAATTTAAACTGGATATCACCGATATCCAGAATTTTGTTTATGACATGAGCCGCTGCATCAAATGCAAAGGCTGCACCTGGGTGGATCATACCTACATGCCCGATACGAAGCACATGACCCGCTGTCCCAGCGCGGCCAAGTATGAGTTTGACGCTTACGGGGCCTACGGGAAAATGCGCATCGGCCATGCCATGGCCGAAGGGGTCCTGGGCTGGAATGAAAAGGCCCTGGAGGTTATGTATGCCTGTACTCTGTGCGGGGCCTGCGACGTGGGCTGCAAACGGAACCTGGACCTGGAAATCGGGCTTACCCTGGAATCTCTGAGGGTCAAGGCGGTCCAGGACGGCGTGGGACCCATGCCGGCCCACAAGAAGATCGCCGAAAATATCGCCCAGATGCACAACCTCTATGGAGCGCCTCACGGAAAACGGACCGAATGGATCTCCGAGGGGATCACCCCGGCCGAAAAGGCCGAGGTCCTTTATTTTGTAGGCTGTACGGCCTCATACCGGAACAAAGAAATCGCCCGGTCCACGGCCAGGATCCTCAAGGCGGCCGGTACGGATTTCATGCTTATGCCCGATGAATGGTGCTGTGGCAACACCATTTTTTCCGTAGGCCTTTACGACCAGGCCAAGGCCCTGGCCCAGCGCAATGTCGAGGAAGTCCGGAAGACCGGGGCCAAGACCCTGCTCTTAAGCTGCGCCGAGGGGTACCGTATGTGGAAGGTCGATTATCCGAAACTGCTTAATATCTCCACCGATGACCTGGGCTTCAAGGTGGTCCACCTGGTGGAATATGCGGACGAGAAGGTTAAAAATGGCTTGTTGAAAATGAAAAAGCCCCTTTCGACCCGTGTGACCTATCATGATGCCTGCAGTCTCAGCCGCTTGAGCGACCCCTGGACCCCCTATGAAGGCAAGCGGGGCTGGATGGGTTGCGTGGAACCGAGGCTTAAACGCCGGCGGGGAGACAAAGGGATCTATGCTCAGCCCAGAGACCTCCTCAAGGCCATCCCCGGAGTAAACCTGGTGGAAATGCCCAGGACCCGGGAAAATGCCTTCTGCTGCGGGGCCGGTCGTGGGGCACAGGAGGCCTTTCCGGATTTTGCCCAGTGGACCGCAAACCAGCGTCTGGAAGAGGTCCGGGATGTGGGGGCCGAGACGCTGGTCACCGCCTGCCCCTGGTGCAAGAATAATTTCGCCCAGGCCGTTAAAGCCGGCGGCAACGATGTCCAGGTCCTGGACATCTCGGAAGTGATCTGCGCAGCGATTGGATGA